A window of Rhododendron vialii isolate Sample 1 chromosome 11a, ASM3025357v1 contains these coding sequences:
- the LOC131307891 gene encoding UPF0496 protein At4g34320-like, translating to MGNHMTKPSETSTPATTTTNFAPHNIHLKTDLDSYEAACRLDQDLQTFDATLQARTNQVITSLATGVEVKALSFDSMKEVTECLLEMNQEVVKVILDCKQDIWKTPELFELVEEYFENSLQTLDFCTALEKCLKRARDSQLLILVALGMFDEESGMEGKKYVKTLEELKKFKAAGDPFTDEFTKIFQSVYSHQTSMLDMLQTRRKKLDKKLRTTQTWRRVSSMIFAATVTAVLICSVVAAAIAAPPVAAALAAASAVPLGSMGTWIDSLWKKYEDAVKGQKDVVRSMEVGTHIVIKDLDNIRVVIERLEIQIESVLGNVDFVIKEEAVKIGIEEIKKKMEVFRKNVDDLGVQTDMCIRDVRKARTVILRRLINPPNP from the exons ATGGGGAATCACATGACCAAACCCTCAGAGACTTCAACACCCGCAACAACAACCACCAATTTCGCCCCACACAACATCCACCTCAAAACCGACCTTGATTCGTACGAGGCTGCGTGCAGGCTCGACCAAGACCTACAAACCTTCGACGCAACCCTCCAGGCTAGAACCAACCAAGTCATCACATCACTGGCAACTGGAGTGGAAGTCAAAGCCCTCTCGTTCGATTCCATGAAAGAAGTCACTGAATGCCTCCTGGAAATGAACCAGGAAGTGGTGAAAGTCATCCTCGATTGCAAGCAGGACATATGGAAAACCCCCGAGTTGTTTGAGCTGGTCGAGGAGTACTTTGAGAACAGCTTGCAGACGCTGGATTTCTGCACCGCGTTGGAGAAGTGTTTGAAGAGGGCCAGGGATAGCCAGTTGCTGATTCTGGTTGCACTCGGGATGTTTGATGAGGAGTCTGGGATGGAAGGGAAGAAGTATGTTAAAACGCTGGAGGAGTTGAAGAAGTTCAAGGCCGCAG GTGATCCTTTCACCGACGAGTTCACCAAGATTTTCCAATCCGTTTACAGTCACCAGACGTCGATGCTTGATATGTTACAAACCAGAAGGAAGAAGCTTGACAAGAAGCTCAGGACAACTCAGACTTGGAGAAGGGTCTCCAGCATGATATTCGCCGCCACGGTCACGGCAGTTTTGATTTGCTCAGTGGTGGCTGCGGCCATTGCGGCACCCCCGGTGGCTGCTGCTCTGGCTGCCGCAAGTGCCGTTCCTCTGGGTTCCATGGGGACGTGGATTGATTCGCTTTGGAAGAAATACGAGGATGCAGTGAAAGGACAGAAGGATGTTGTTCGGTCGATGGAAGTGGGGACTCACATTGTGATAAAGGACTTGGATAATATTCGGGTAGTTATCGAACGGTTGGAGATTCAGATTGAGTCTGTGTTGGGTAATGTTGACTTTGTTATCAAAGAAGAGGCCGTGAAGATTGGAATAGAGGAgataaagaagaagatggaagTGTTTAGGAAGAATGTGGATGATTTGGGGGTACAAACTGATATGTGCATCCGGGATGTTCGGAAGGCTAGAACTGTGATTCTTCGGAGGCTCATAAATCCTCCAAATCCTTGA
- the LOC131307172 gene encoding uncharacterized protein LOC131307172, whose translation MFDKNIDRDVEFVRLQSNVSFSGSSDEEGGCRKKGGKYTVFNEKTDMANPRFMVGMEFKTHKVLRDAIKEHSIKMGKKIKFKKCDRQKVKAVCQTGCPCEIYGSYVPSDALFRVKKYKSVHECSRSFHVPWVRALNPGTTIKMKVKLNESGQFAKFKRLSICWVELKKGFLQDCRPIIGLDGCHLKGPQGGILLTVVAIDANNCIYPFTYVVVEKEKFKTWNWFLELLIKDLNI comes from the exons atgTTTGACAAAAATATTGATAGAGATGTAGAATTTGTCAGGTTGCAGAGTAATGTGAG CTTCTCTGGCTCCTCAGATGAGGAAGGTGGGTGTAGAAAGAAAGGCGGAAAGTATACAGTCTTTAATGAGAAGACTGACATGGCCAATCCTAGGTTCATGGTTGGCATGGAGTTCAAGACCCATAAGGTGTTGAGGGATGCAATTAAGGAGCACTCAATCAAAATGGGAAAGAAGATTAAATTTAAGAAATGTGATAGGCAAAAAGTGAAGGCAGTTTGCCAAACAGGTTGTCCATGTGAAATCTATGGATCTTATGTTCCCAGTGATGCATTATTTAGGGTTAAAAAGTATAAGAGTGTGCATGAGTGTTCTAGGTCTTTCCATGTACCTTGG GTAAGGGCTTTAAATCCGGGAACAACTATTAAAATGAAAGTGAAATTGAATGAATCTGGACAATTTGCTAAGTTTAAGAGATTATCTATTTGCTGGGTTGAATTGAAGAAAGGTTTCCTGCAAGATTGTAGGCCAATAATAGGTTTAGATGGGTGTCATTTGAAGGGGCCACAAGGTGGGATTCTCTTGACAGTTGTTGCCATTGATGCTAACAACTGTATTTACCCATTTACATATGTTGTGGTAGAGAAGGAGAAGTTCAAGACATGGAACTGGTTTCTTGAGCTACTCATAAAGGATCTTAACATATGA